The segment TGCAAACGGGAATTTGTATAAAAGTTCTCTTATTACGTCCGATCCAATAAAACTCTGGCTAAGGATATGCCATTCTTTTTACAGTAAAAAGCTGCTTTGATCAGACTTGTAGCACGATCTCTGTTTACTTCCATTACTGATAACTTCATTGGTTCATCAGTCAGTAACAGTTTGTTATCTTTTCCGAGCAATAGAAGATTATACTCATCTTCTTCAACCTGTATTTCCCATACAGGAATGCTTGTATCAAGTCCAGCTCTTTTCAATAAGGCGGCTGCATCTTCTCTGATTCCATCTGCATGAATGGAATCATGAATTTCTTCATCCATAAACTTTGAAGTCATTTCTGTCAGACGTTGATCCAGTGTTGAAAAGTCTACACCTACTTTTTTATAAACAACACCCATGAAATCTGTCATGAATTCTTCACCAGCGATTTCATTCAGCAGGCTTTCATATCTGTCCAGATCATCCAATGTGTATTCATCCAGATTGAGCATAAAACGCAGAATGATCTGTCCAAAGAAGGGAAGCGCGATATACTCTTCAAATGAAAGCGCATGATCAGACATTAATTCTGTTCTTTGGGAGATTTCTCGAATTCTGTTTACAAGCAGCTCGTTTGTTAGATACATCTTTCTTCCTCGCAAACTCCGATTTGCTTAATTCCATCACTCTCTTGCTGCCTTTATTCAATCTTCAGCAGCCAGTCTGATAAATTGTGAATCCTGATGCCTTCATAGTCATAGGTCTCATGCCTGGTGTTGGCCAGAATAAGCTTGGGATACGCATCTTTGATCTTAAGCAGGGATCATACTCACGTTTAAAGGTCTCAGGCCGCGATATATCGTCACTTAGCTGAATATACATCTTTTCATCGCCGCGGACTGCAACAAAATCCACTTCTTTCTGATACATCTTTCCAACATAAACCTCGAAGCCACGCCGCATCAGTTTGATGCAGACAATATTTTCATACATCCGGCCATAATCTAAGCAGAGGATACTTGATTCCATTATGCCTTATAGTTTCCATGTCCGGCAGATGCAGGAGAACATTGCAAAAGCTATCATACCCGCCGACACGATGCGCCCGGGCGGTATTCAGGCCAGGCTCGATAAGCTGCAGAAGGAGCTCATCCGAAAGGCTAACAGCAAGCAGGACTACGATGCCATCGCCGAGCTGCAGGACCTCATCGGAGGTCAGCAATCCGAAATCGCCGAATTCGACGAAAGCCTCGTCCGAAAGCTGATCCGGCAGATCACCGTTTACGACGACCAGTTCACCGTGGAATTCAAGTCCGGCCTCACAATTGACATCGAAGCATAAAAAGGCTCCTCGCCGCCGACGCATTTGCCGGCAGTGAGGAGCCTTGGTCTGTTATTCCTCTGATTTGGAAGATGCCCACTCCATTGCTTTTTTCATTCTTTCTTCAAATATCTCTGCCGGGACGAGAGCTATGCCTTCCTCATCGTCACTGAGCACAATTAATCTTTGTCCTCCGGTAAGACTGAATTTTTCGCGAGCGGCTTTGGGAATTACGAGTTGTCCGCGCTCGTTTATTGTCACTGACCCCCATATATTTCTTCCGTTTGGCGCGGGTGGAATGCTCTCTTTTCCATCTATTGTTTCTGTTTTTATCAGGCTATCAATCGTAATACCATAGATATCTGCAAGACGCTTGCATTTTTCAATATCCGGAACGGTTGCGCCGCTCTCCCATTTTGCATAGGCCTGACGAGAGATATCTATTTTTTCGGCAATTTCTTCCTGAGAAAAACCATGCATATTACGAAGCATAACAAGATTTTCTTTTAGCATAATGTCCTCATTTTGATTGCAGAGAGTTTACCGCTTCAATATAGAACGCACTATGCGCAGTATGAATCACATGATCACTGTCTTCGGTCTCGACCAGCAGGCAATTGTCACCTATACAGGCTGCTGCTCTCACAGCCTGCTCGCGGGATGCCGCACACAGATATGTTCCGTTCTCGTGAACATTCTCCTTCGCATGAATATAAACACAGGGAACTTCTATTGCAGATAGTATTTCCTCATGCGTCAGAGCGTGATTCCAACTTAGGTCATAGAATCGTTCGCCATACCTAAAATCATATTTTTTGACATATTCAAAAACATACCAGATCGAAGACGGTAGGAAACCTATCTGAACAGCCGCGTCAGGTTTTTTCTGATGCTGCTTTTGTGCATAGTCTGCAATTTTCGGCATTGCAGCAGCCATGTATAGCTGTCCCCAGTAACAATGTCGCAAATAGTAGCTTTCCCAACACTCCACTTTCTCTGACTGATTCCAATCATGCAAAGGCTTATAGGTATCAAGATATGCAAAGCTCTCTTCCCAGCCTTCTCCTTCAGTAGAGAATACGGGAGGATCTTCCAGCACTACTCCGGCTATGTTTTGACCGCCGTATGCTGCAATATAGGCAGCAGTAATAGCTCCGTTCGAATGACCTGCTACAACTGTGGGTCCGCCAATAACATGATCGACAAACCAAATGAGATCATCCCCGTTTACATCAAGATAATACAGGCTTTCATCATGTGTTGATTCTCCATGGCCGTAAACATCGACTGCGTAGATATGCCAATTTTTACTAAGCTCCGGTAACACAAGAGCATAGTCTTCCCAAATGCTCATCTGCCCGTGAATTAGCAGAAGTGCGGGCTTTTCATTGCTCACTTCACCATAGTTTATTACATTACCGTTCGGAAGAGTGACCTGTTTTTCTTCAGCACCCGCCGTCTTCAGTGCTTTTTCATATTTGTCAAACCAGTGCGTATTATGATGCCAATAAAGTCCGAAAGCGACAGCGGCAACAACAATTATGGCCAATAAGACGATTCCAAAAATGATCATAACGTTTTTCATGAGAACCTCCGTGTTTGATTCTTATGAAAACTGTAATGAAAGGTTGCTCGATTCTCTACCAATCAAAGATGTCGGAAACTATCAATTTCTGTTATGTTTAGTTGCGTAATCGCCCACAAAAGCCCTGACTTCCGCCCTGACATCTATCTCGCAGCCACAACTCCCCAGCATCTAACTCGGCAACGCAACATAGTGACATCTATCGTGGCAGCTCAACTCTCACACTATTTGACCTGATTTGCCTTTAGATAAGTTACTGTGAAGTGTTTAGTCTGCCTGATATCAAATTTGCCCGTTGCCCGAAAACCGCAGTAGTACTGGGCTTTCATGGCTATTTCCCTTCGACATTTGACATCAATACTACCGTCTCGACGTGGAATTCAAGTCCGGGATCACAATCGACATCGAAGCATAAAACAAGGCTCCCTTACTACCAATGATGGCAGTTTTGGAGCCTGTTTTTTCTTTTATAGACCTGTTGTTATTTCATCTTCGCAAACACATCACCAATATCCCCATCGATGCAGATGCTTCTGTTTGCAATTTTGCCCGGACAAAATGCCTCGCCATAATTGATACAAGCATACACCGCCTTTTCATTTTCCATCGTCATTTGCTAGAACGGATACTTCACAATGACAGGTGTATTAGCTCCTACGCCAAGCTCCAGATAAAGCACATGAAGGCGCTCATGTCTGCGCAGGAAGTCCGCATATGCCGCCGATGCCCTGTGCCAGCCTTCATCCTCGACAAATGAATCATCCGCGCGAAGATTCATGGTAACATCAGCCCCATCATCCGGACATTTTGGAATGAGCGATACCGGAATCTTCATTTTCAGTTCACCACTTTCCGGAACCTGAAACACCGCATTCTCGTCCCTTATGAACCCCTGAGCCTCCATTGCTTTCATTACCCATTCTTCATTATCATAGGTTTTCTGTATGGATGAATTGGCGCTCTGGAAAAGTCCATAGTCTCCTTGGGTGTAGAACAGACGCCTTTTATCGAATCCTGCTCTCTGAAACTGGTGATCTACGTTCGTTGTAACAACAAAATAATCCTTATCCTTCACAAGTGTGAGCAGTTCCCTATAGACAGGATTCGGCGCATCAATATATCGGTTGTAGTAGATATGCCTTGCCCACCATGCCCAGCGTGTTTCTTCATCGGGGAAGGGATAGAAACCGCCGGAATACATATCCCGGATGCCGTACTTCCTTGCAAAGTCAAAGAAGTACCTTTCAAATCTCTCTCCGCTATAGGTCAGTCCGGCGGAAGTAGAAAGTCCGGCACCCGCTCCAACCACAATAGCATCTGCCTCTTCGATCTCTTTCTTTAATCTGGCAATTTGTTCCGCCTTAGAACCTGTTTCGAATGTCATATTTTTGCTGAAATACCGCACCGCACTGAGTCCCTTCTGAATGCTCTTCTGATAGCCGTTCGGCATTTCATCGTATGAGTTCTTCATAGTATTTTTTGTCCTCGTCCTTAAAAACATTTCGAACAGTAAACAATTTTGTGGATGAATAAAAAGGGGTCTACAATGATAGCTGCCAAATATAGAAACACTTAAGCAGCTATCTAGCTCTATGTTTGGCGACATCTCTGTTAGATGGCTGCTTAAGTGGTGGAGATGTCGCCATGAATACCATTGATAATCCCTATGTGGATCGTGTTTTTTCATTGTCAGAAGAACAGTTTGCGCAATTACAGACAGCTGTCTCTCTTCGTAAAAACAAGGAAAAGTACGGTGTTACTACCTTTGAGCAGCTGGCTGATAGATACCGGAAGAAGCCCGTGTGTCCTCGATGCGGAAGCTATGACTGCTCATTTAACGGTCATACACCAGATGGTAAGCAAAGATACATTTGCCATGTATGCGGTCGGCCATTCACTATCCTTTCCAAAACCATATTCCATTCCTCAAACAAAGACTTTGATACATGGGCCAGATACCTGGTCATGATGACGTTCAATGTTCCACTGGAGATGATGGAAGAAACACTGAATATTTCGCATCCTACTGCGCTTCTATGGAGGCACAAGGTATTCGCTACTGTTTCTGACTATCAGGAAAGGCTTGTACTGCATGGACGGGTCTGGATTGACGAGACATACATCTTCGACAGCACAGTTCTGCATGAGGATGGATACAAACGGAAACGTGGTCTTTCAAAAGATCTGATCTGCATCGTTGTTGCGATCGATACAGAAGGAAATGCGTACGCGGAGATCTGCGGTCATGGAAAGCCTTCGGGTTCCAGAATATATAACGCACTTAGGAAACACATCGATCCGAAGGCGACGATTATTCACGACGGAGAGAAAGCACACAGCAAGCTGATTGCAGAGCTGGGATGTTCCAGTGAAGCTTACATAGCAGATAACTCTCCGAAGTACCTGAAGCAGATGGCCCTGATTAACAACATGTGTGCATGGCTGAAGCGTTATCTCTTCCGCTTTATAGGAATGGACCTTGGTTACTTACAGGATTATCTGAACTGGTTTGTTTATCTATATCGTGTAAAGCAGGCGGCAGATAAATGGCCAAAAGTTCAGCGGATTCTAAGGCATTTGATTCTAACTGAGGCAACTCACAAGCGAGGAAAGCCTTAATGACGCAAAATGCTATCCACAAAATTGTTTACTGTTCGAAAAACATTAAAGATCACCCTTTTCATACTACCCGGATGCTGTGAAAGCCAGCTGTCCACGGTGCTGACGGCGATCTGAGCCGCCCGCTTGTTCGGAAAATGAAATACACCGGTAGAAATGCAGCAGAATGCCACGCTTTTCAAATCTTTATCAAGACACATATCCAAGGTATTCAGGTAGCAGTCCGCCAGATCCTTCTCAAGTTCCGGCGTCAGCTCATATTGCACAATCGGGCCTACAATATGAATGACCTTTTTTGCCGGAAGGTTGTATGCGTCCGTCAGCATCGGAACAGCGGTAGGCTGCTCGTAATCTCTGCCGTATCTTTCCCGCAGCAGGTTCATCTGCCTGCTGCATTCTGCTCGAAGCTGGACCCCGGCAAAGGTGTGAATGCAGTTCCCGATTCTGGTCTGCGCTCGACATTTGTGTATGTGTGGCTTCCAGTCCAGAATCAATTTGATCCTGATTCATACACAGATCAACTTTTAAGACACCTGTTCCATCAAACGGTATGTAACCAACTGTATCAAAGAAGCTGGTATAGTCATCCTTGATACAACCTTTCAAAAATATGTGGGCAACCGGTTCCTCGTCTTCGTAGAGAACATATACTCTTTCAACGACTGCCTGGATCATCGACACCAACTCTTCCGGTGTTGCCGTTTTCCATGATTCCTTGAAATTCAGCAATTTCTTTTTAACCTGCGAGAGGTCGTCGATACTCTGTGAATTGTTATCACGCTCCGCTTCTAACCGCAGCAGCATTGCTTCTTTCCGCTGCAGATCAGCGGACATTGCCGTCACATCGTCCTGGATGAATTTCTTCAGGACATCATCTGCTTCCCGTAAATTCCGGATCTGCGTTGCAATGTCCTCTTTAATCTTCTCAACTTCTTTCTTCGTTTCCTGATATTCGCGTTCAGCGGCATCTG is part of the Galactobacillus timonensis genome and harbors:
- a CDS encoding IS1595 family transposase: MNTIDNPYVDRVFSLSEEQFAQLQTAVSLRKNKEKYGVTTFEQLADRYRKKPVCPRCGSYDCSFNGHTPDGKQRYICHVCGRPFTILSKTIFHSSNKDFDTWARYLVMMTFNVPLEMMEETLNISHPTALLWRHKVFATVSDYQERLVLHGRVWIDETYIFDSTVLHEDGYKRKRGLSKDLICIVVAIDTEGNAYAEICGHGKPSGSRIYNALRKHIDPKATIIHDGEKAHSKLIAELGCSSEAYIADNSPKYLKQMALINNMCAWLKRYLFRFIGMDLGYLQDYLNWFVYLYRVKQAADKWPKVQRILRHLILTEATHKRGKP
- a CDS encoding helix-turn-helix domain-containing protein yields the protein MLKENLVMLRNMHGFSQEEIAEKIDISRQAYAKWESGATVPDIEKCKRLADIYGITIDSLIKTETIDGKESIPPAPNGRNIWGSVTINERGQLVIPKAAREKFSLTGGQRLIVLSDDEEGIALVPAEIFEERMKKAMEWASSKSEE
- a CDS encoding ATP-binding protein — protein: MYENIVCIKLMRRGFEVYVGKMYQKEVDFVAVRGDEKMYIQLSDDISRPETFKREYDPCLRSKMRIPSLFWPTPGMRPMTMKASGFTIYQTGC
- a CDS encoding macro domain-containing protein; the encoded protein is MILDWKPHIHKCRAQTRIGNCIHTFAGVQLRAECSRQMNLLRERYGRDYEQPTAVPMLTDAYNLPAKKVIHIVGPIVQYELTPELEKDLADCYLNTLDMCLDKDLKSVAFCCISTGVFHFPNKRAAQIAVSTVDSWLSQHPGSMKRVIFNVFRTVNNFVDSILRH
- a CDS encoding SIR2 family NAD-dependent protein deacylase, with amino-acid sequence MKNSYDEMPNGYQKSIQKGLSAVRYFSKNMTFETGSKAEQIARLKKEIEEADAIVVGAGAGLSTSAGLTYSGERFERYFFDFARKYGIRDMYSGGFYPFPDEETRWAWWARHIYYNRYIDAPNPVYRELLTLVKDKDYFVVTTNVDHQFQRAGFDKRRLFYTQGDYGLFQSANSSIQKTYDNEEWVMKAMEAQGFIRDENAVFQVPESGELKMKIPVSLIPKCPDDGADVTMNLRADDSFVEDEGWHRASAAYADFLRRHERLHVLYLELGVGANTPVIVKYPF
- a CDS encoding alpha/beta fold hydrolase, translating into MKNVMIIFGIVLLAIIVVAAVAFGLYWHHNTHWFDKYEKALKTAGAEEKQVTLPNGNVINYGEVSNEKPALLLIHGQMSIWEDYALVLPELSKNWHIYAVDVYGHGESTHDESLYYLDVNGDDLIWFVDHVIGGPTVVAGHSNGAITAAYIAAYGGQNIAGVVLEDPPVFSTEGEGWEESFAYLDTYKPLHDWNQSEKVECWESYYLRHCYWGQLYMAAAMPKIADYAQKQHQKKPDAAVQIGFLPSSIWYVFEYVKKYDFRYGERFYDLSWNHALTHEEILSAIEVPCVYIHAKENVHENGTYLCAASREQAVRAAACIGDNCLLVETEDSDHVIHTAHSAFYIEAVNSLQSK